In Nicotiana tabacum cultivar K326 chromosome 21, ASM71507v2, whole genome shotgun sequence, one DNA window encodes the following:
- the LOC142175356 gene encoding uncharacterized protein LOC142175356: MRETGWKSLLDDVSSFCHMHDIMIPKMHEFYFPGKSKRKSSGICYSHHLRVDIFYIVIDVQLQELNDRFDVVNSDLFLGMASLNPANSFANFDKGRIMTLAKYYPNEFDEVHIRDLSYQLDTFIIHMRVGNPKFSNLQGISDLAKALVETNLVETYSYVYLLVKLTLILHVATATVERAFSSMKQIKNEERNNMGDQYLNDCLICYIELDVFTNVSNDVIIDRFQNMKAHRGQL, translated from the coding sequence ATGAGGGAAACTGGATGGAAATCTTTGCTAGATGATGTTTCCTCATTTTgtcatatgcatgatattatgaTTCCCAAGATGCATGAATTCTATTTTCCTGGAAAGTCGAAGCGTAAGTCTTCTGGTATTTGTTATTCACACCACTTGCGTGTTGATATCTTTTATATTGTAATTGATGTGCAACTTCAAGAGCTTAATGACCGTTTTGATGTAGTGAATAGCGATTTGTTTCTTGGGATGGCTAGTTTGAATCCAGCCAATTCTTTTGCTAATTTTGATAAAGGTAGAATAATGACTTTAGCAAAATATTACCCAAATGAGTTTGATGAAGTACACATTCGAGACTTGAGTTATCAACTAGATACTTTCATAATTCATATGCGAGTTGGCAATCCCAAGTTCTCCAACTTGCAAGGAATTAGTGATTTGGCAAAAGCATTGGTTGAGACAAATCTTGTGGAGACTTATTCGTATGTTTATTTACTTGTGAAGTTAACTTTGATTTTACATGTTGCTACCGCAACTGTGGAGAGAGCATTCTCATCCATGAAGCAGATAAAGAATGAAGAGAGGAACAACATGGGTGATCAATATTTAAATGATTGTTTAATTTGTTACATAGAGCTTGATGTATTTACAAATGTAAGTAATGATGTCATTATTGAtcgttttcaaaatatgaaagcTCATCGAGGACAATTGTAA
- the LOC107773909 gene encoding serine acetyltransferase 5 isoform X1 — translation MPAGEYRNASPATPHPPTDTAEESTWLWTQIKAEARRDAEAEPALASYLYSTILSHSSLERSLSFHLGNKLCSSTLLSTLLYDLFLNTFSNDPELRAAASADLLAARYRDPACVSFSHCLLNYKGFLACQAHRVAHKLWTQSRRPLALALQSRISDVFAVDIHPAAKIGKGILFDHATGVVVGETAVIGNNVSILHHVTLGGTGKIGGDRHPKIGDGVLIGAGATILGNVRIGEGAKIGAGSVVLIDVPPRTTAVGNPARLVGGKEQPTKHEECPGESMDHTSFISEWSDYII, via the exons ATGCCAGCCGGAGAATACCGCAACGCCTCACCGGCGACACCACATCCACCAACAGACACGGCGGAAGAATCCACATGGCTATGGACACAAATCAAAGCTGAAGCTCGGCGCGACGCCGAAGCCGAGCCGGCACTAGCAAGCTACTTATACTCGACTATACTCTCACACTCTTCGCTCGAGCGTTCGCTCTCTTTTCATTTGGGAAACAAGCTTTGTTCTTCCACGCTCTTATCCACACTCCTTTATGATCTGTTTCTCAATACTTTCTCCAATGATCCCGAGCTACGCGCCGCCGCTTCCGCTGACCTACTCGCCGCTCGCTACCGTGACCCTGCTTGTGTTTCCTTCTCTCACTGTTTGCTTAACTACAAAGGTTTCCTTGCTTGTCAG GCGCATCGAGTAGCCCACAAGCTTTGGACTCAATCCCGAAGGCCACTTGCACTTGCACTTCAATCTCGAATCTCTGATGTTTTTGCTGTTGACATCCATCCAGCTGCTAAAATCGGAAAAGGTATCCTCTTTGATCATGCAACAGGAGTGGTGGTTGGCGAGACTGCAGTTATTGGAAACAACGTGTCAATTCTTCACCATGTAACCTTAGGAGGGACTGGTAAGATTGGTGGTGACCGGCACCCTAAGATTGGGGATGGTGTGCTCATAGGTGCAGGTGCCACGATATTGGGCAACGTGCGGATTGGTGAGGGGGCCAAGATTGGTGCTGGATCAGTGGTATTGATTGATGTGCCACCGCGGACAACTGCAGTAGGGAATCCAGCAAGGTTGGTTGGAGGGAAGGAACAACCAACTAAGCATGAGGAATGTCCCGGAGAGAGTATGGATCATACATCTTTCATTTCTGAATGGTCTGATTACATCATATGA
- the LOC107788001 gene encoding uncharacterized protein LOC107788001, with product MRQKYYNPQIKTVMPMEKHTSKVLTPSASKLLQDEMILSVGYGLFPYSGGSYLVRYYNKTDGGRFVYWNSIEEVINVLAKSLNFHEFCAESAANYSMFPENEHMSRGGSMCTELIEMDKFVTRLDHSQPSPSCQSLIQANANYSYLINELDLGSLKGGPGEIISIGDYNPRIRDEVRKHYIQQGPCQPSKHQFSKTQIGGRMRQFVPSWFNGQFSKWLEYSVKKDAAFCLCYYLFKNKFIHENAGEFYTKNSFRAWNKGLERLRLHVGDVNSVHDKYFKKILDLSNHHQSIQVIFDKHSEKLKSEYRMRLEASIDVERLLLLYGLPFRGHDESESSTNQGLFLGFLRWHGDKHPDVGKVILKNTPQNDTLTCPMIQKDIINACAKETLKAIIEDLNGDYFGILVDEPKDISHKEQMALVLHYVDKNGEVVERFIGLVHVSDTSTCSLKEAIYSLLPDHLLSPSQIRGQGYDGATMSKKHLDVEDFFCHVTNVLNVIGVSFKHRDLLRHLQAEKLEQLLESGEIHTGRGLNQERGLQRPGDTRWESHFKTLDNFIVIFSSIIRVLEVIEHEGSTSNERNQAKYLLSEIITFKFVFILHLKLKVLAMSNELNKILQKRD from the exons ATGCGGCAAAAGTATTACAATCCTCAAATTAAGACAGTCATGCCGATGGAGAAACATACATCAAAAGTTCTCACGCCTTCCGCCTCTAAGTTGTTACAAGATGAGATGATACTTTCTGTTGGGTATGGTCTATTTCCATATAGTGGTGGATCATATCTTGTGCgttattacaacaaaacagatgGTGGACGTTTTGTGTATTGGAATTCAATAGAAGAGGTTATTAATGTTCTTGCCAAGAGTTTGAATTTTCACGAATTTTGTGCAG AGAGTGCTGCAAATTATTCAATGTTTCCTGAAAATGAGCATATGAGCAGGGGCGGATCTATGTGCACG GAATTGATTGAGATGGATAAATTTGTCACGAGGTTGGACCATTCTCAACCAAGTCCTAGTTGTCAATCCTTGATCCAAGCGAATGCCAATTATTCCTATCTTATAAATGAACTCGATTTGGGGTCACTTAAAGGCGGTCCAGGAGAAATAATATCTATTGGTGACTATAACCCTAGAATACGAGATGAAGTAAGGAAACATTACATTCAACAAGGTCCTTGTCAACCTTCCAAGCATCAATTTTCCAAAACTCAAATAGGAGGAAGAATGCGTCAATTTGTTCCAAGTTGGTTCAATGGTCAATTTTCTAAATGGTTGGAGTATAGTGTGAAGAAAGATGCGGCATTTTGCTTATGTTATTATTTgttcaaaaataaatttattcATGAAAATGCGGGTGAATtttatacaaaaaatagttttaggGCTTGGAATAAGGGTCTTGAAAGATTGCGTTTACATGTTGGTGATGTTAATAGTGTCCATGATAAATATTTCAAGAAGATCCTAGATTTATCAAATCATCATCAATCAATTCAAGTTATTTTTGATAAGCACTCCGAGAAGTTGAAAAGTGAGTATCGAATGCGTTTAGAAGCATCAATTGATGTGGAAAGACTTCTATTGTTGTATGGATTGCCTTTTAGAGGCCATGACGAAAGTGAATCTTCAACAAATCAAGGCCTCTTTCTAGGATTCTTACGATGGCATGGGGACAAGCATCCGGATGTGGGAAaagtaatattaaaaaatactcCACAAAATGATACTTTGACTTGCCCTATGATccaaaaggatattatcaatgcTTGTGCAAAAGAAACATTAAAGGCTATAATTGAAGACTTGAATGGAGATTATTTTGGTATATTAGTTGATGAGCCCAAAGATATCTCACACAAAGAACAAATGGCTCTTGTTTTGCATTAtgttgataaaaatggtgaagtggTAGAGCGATTTATTGGTCTTGTCCATGTTAGTGATACATCGACATGCTCATTGAAGGAAGCAATCTACTCTTTGCTTCCGGACCACTTACTAAGTCCGTCTCAAATACGTGGACAAGGTTATGATGGAGCTA CTATGTCTAAAAAGCATTTGGATGTCGAAGACTTCTTTTGTCATGTTACTAATGTGTTGAATGTCATTGGAGTATCTTTTAAGCACAGAGATTTGCTTCGCCATCTTCAAGCTGAAAAACTGGAGCAATTACTTGAGTCCGGTGAAATTCATACCGGGCGAGGACTAAATCAAGAACGCGGGCTTCAAAGACCAGGTGATACTCGTTGGGAATCACATTTCAAAACATTAGATAactttattgttattttctcaTCTATTATTCGTGTGCTTGAAGTGATTGAACATGAAGGTTCTACCTCAAATGAGAGAAATCAAGCAAAATATCTTTTGAGTGAGATAATAACATTCAAATTTGTTTTTATCCTTCACTTGAAGTTGAAAGTTTTGGCAATGTCAAATGAGTTGAACAAGATCCTACAAAAGAGAGATTAA
- the LOC107773909 gene encoding serine acetyltransferase 5 isoform X2: protein MPAGEYRNASPATPHPPTDTAEESTWLWTQIKAEARRDAEAEPALASYLYSTILSHSSLERSLSFHLGNKLCSSTLLSTLLYDLFLNTFSNDPELRAAASADLLAARYRDPACVSFSHCLLNYKGFLACQAHRVAHKLWTQSRRPLALALQSRISDVFAVDIHPAAKIGKGILFDHATGVVVGETAVIGNNVSILHHVTLGGTGKIGGDRHPKIGDGVLIGAGATILGNVRIGEGAKIGAGSVVLIDVPPRTTAVGNPARLVGGKEQPTKHEECPGEKISAWSRLTASSL, encoded by the exons ATGCCAGCCGGAGAATACCGCAACGCCTCACCGGCGACACCACATCCACCAACAGACACGGCGGAAGAATCCACATGGCTATGGACACAAATCAAAGCTGAAGCTCGGCGCGACGCCGAAGCCGAGCCGGCACTAGCAAGCTACTTATACTCGACTATACTCTCACACTCTTCGCTCGAGCGTTCGCTCTCTTTTCATTTGGGAAACAAGCTTTGTTCTTCCACGCTCTTATCCACACTCCTTTATGATCTGTTTCTCAATACTTTCTCCAATGATCCCGAGCTACGCGCCGCCGCTTCCGCTGACCTACTCGCCGCTCGCTACCGTGACCCTGCTTGTGTTTCCTTCTCTCACTGTTTGCTTAACTACAAAGGTTTCCTTGCTTGTCAG GCGCATCGAGTAGCCCACAAGCTTTGGACTCAATCCCGAAGGCCACTTGCACTTGCACTTCAATCTCGAATCTCTGATGTTTTTGCTGTTGACATCCATCCAGCTGCTAAAATCGGAAAAGGTATCCTCTTTGATCATGCAACAGGAGTGGTGGTTGGCGAGACTGCAGTTATTGGAAACAACGTGTCAATTCTTCACCATGTAACCTTAGGAGGGACTGGTAAGATTGGTGGTGACCGGCACCCTAAGATTGGGGATGGTGTGCTCATAGGTGCAGGTGCCACGATATTGGGCAACGTGCGGATTGGTGAGGGGGCCAAGATTGGTGCTGGATCAGTGGTATTGATTGATGTGCCACCGCGGACAACTGCAGTAGGGAATCCAGCAAGGTTGGTTGGAGGGAAGGAACAACCAACTAAGCATGAGGAATGTCCCGGAGAGA AGATTTCTGCTTGGAGTCGCCTTACAGCaagttccctttga
- the LOC107773910 gene encoding mitochondrial carrier protein CoAc2-like has protein sequence MAKQREENERNEFWDGIIEGMPLFAKELIAGGVAGGFAKTAVAPFERIKILFQTRQAEFRSLGLFGSFTKIAKTEGAPGFFRGNGASVARIVPYAALHYMAYEEYRRWIVNGIPGVGTGPTLDLIAGSFAGGTAVLFTYPLDLVRTKLAYQVVGSQNLNVQGLVTGEQVYKGIKDCFSKTYKEAGIKGLYRGVAPSLYGIFPYAGLKFYFYEKMKSHVPKERKKDIATKLACGSVAGLLGQTFTYPLDVVRRQMQVQRLSASNSHEMKGTYDTLVMIVQRHGWKQLFSGLSLNYLKVVPSVAIGFTVYDMMKAYLRVPS, from the exons ATGGCTAAACAGAGAGAAGAAAATGAGAGGAATGAATTTTGGGATGGAATTATAGAGGGAATGCCTTTATTTGCTAAAGAATTAATAGCTGGAGGTGTTGCTGGTGGTTTTGCTAAAACTGCTGTTGCCCCTTTTGAGCGTATCAAGATCTTATTTCAG ACCAGACAAGCTGAATTTCGGAGTTTGGGGCTGTTCGGATCCTTTACAAAGATTGCCAAGACAGAAGGAGCTCCTGGTTTTTTCAG GGGAAATGGAGCTAGTGTTGCTCGCATCGTCCCATATGCAGCACTGCACTACATGGCCTATGAAGAGTACCGCCGCTGGATTGTAAATGGAATTCCTGGAGTTGGGACCGGTCCAACTTTAGATCTCATAGCCGGATCATTTGCTGGTGGAACTGCAGTACTTTTTACTTATCCACTTGATTTAGTTCGAACGAAATTGGCTTACCAG GTAGTTGGATCTCAAAACTTAAACGTACAAGGGCTCGTTACTGGTGAACAAGTTTACAAAGGAATAAAGGACTGTTTTTCCAAGACATACAAGGAGGCTGGAATTAAAGGCCTATATCGTGGTGTTG CTCCGTCACTTTATGGAATCTTTCCATATGCCGGGTTGAAATTTTACTTCTACGAGAAAATGAAAAGCCATGTCCCTAAGGAGCGCAAGAAGGATATCGCCACAAAACTAGCATGTGGATCTGTTGCAGGACTTCTAGGCCAAACTTTCACTTATCCTTTAGACGTTGTCAGGCGGCAAATGCAG GTTCAGCGACTCTCAGCATCAAACAGCCATGAAATGAAAGGAACATATGATACTCTTGTTATGATTGTGCAAAGACACGGATGGAAACAACTATTTTCTGGGCTTAGCCTCAACTATCTGAAG GTTGTGCCATCTGTCGCGATTGGGTTTACAGTTTATGATATGATGAAAGCGTATCTGAGAGTACCATCGTGA